The DNA segment GACGGCGGGCATAGCCGCACCCTGGCGGCCGGCACCCGCTCAGGCACCCTGAGCTGGTCGCTCAAGACCCCGGCCAACGGCGGCCGGCTTGAGGCCCTGGAGGATGGCAAATACAAGTACACCGCGCCCACCGCGGTAGGTGACAAGGAATTCATCGTCGAAGAGCTGGTGGTGCTCAACCAGGCGACCGGCAAGACCAAGTCGGCCTGGATCATGGTGCCGCTGGTCAATCTGCCGCTGGCCGTCCAGCGCGACAGCTCAGTGTCACTGCCTGCCAACCAGACCAGGCTGCTGCTCAAGTCCGGGGCTCACACGATTCCCGACGCTGAGGTGCAGTGGCAAGTCGTGGCGGGTGTGGGCTCGATCAGCAATGGCATCTTCACCACCCCGGCCACGCTGGCCCAGCGTTTTGCCTTGGTGCTCGGCTCTGCCACGGCCTGGGGGCAAACCCAGTATGGCTTTACCCTGCTGCCGCTACCGCTGTTCGACTACCCGCAAACCCGCAGCTCCGGCCTTGTATTCATGGACGTTTGAGCCCTGTGCGCCGCTTGATTGGAGAGATCAAAGATGAGCAATTCCAGGCAACAATTACTGGCCTACATGCAGCAGGGTGAAACTACTCAGGGCTGGGGCGCGATTTCGGTGTTCGGCCGGACCCGGCTCAACCGCCTGCTCGAGCAGCAGTTCGTGGCTGGCTTCGATGAGTTCAGTTTCCTGCCGCCGTTCAGCATGGAGAAAATCTACCTCAGCGACGACCAGAGCGAATGGATGCAATTGCACGCGGTGGTGCTCAGCAAGCCGCTACTGTCGTTCGAAACCGCCTCGCTGGACAACTCCCGCGCCACCCTGACGCTGGGGATCATGGCCGGTACGGTCAGCACTTATTCCAAGCCCGTCGGCAAGCCCGTTACCCTGGTGTCCAGTTACACCCTGGCCGAGCAGCAAGGCTATCGCCTGGTCATGAGCATCAACCTGTCGATGGTGGTCGGCGAGGTCGACCACCGTGGCCGGGTGACCCTCGACCTGCGCAACAGCCTGTCGTTCAACTGCAACCTGGCCGAGCAACTCAATGCGCAGAACCGTATCGGGGTTGCCTTCGAGGGCTTTATCAAGGCGTTGCCACGCCACAAGCGGGTGTTCGAGCTGGGCACCCTGGACCTCAAGGGCTACAACCCCTTGACCCCCACCACCTTTTACATCCGCACTCAGGCGGCGCCGGGAGCGAAGGATGCCAGGGCGGCGAACTATGGTGAAGGCGGGGTGCTGATTTTCATCGCCCTGCGCGGCAAGCCTTCGCCTGGCGGCTTTCCGGGTGAAGGCAGTGGTTTTCCGTATTTCATTCCGGATGACCGCGACGGCCAGGGCAATGATCAATATTCCGCAGCCCTGGTGCTGTCGCAGGACATGATCGAACATGTCGAGCAAGAGCGCCTCGATATCCTCAACAGCTTGCTGTTCCCTGGGGAAAACGTCTTCGTTGAAAGCTCGCGCCACGATCCCCACGACCTGATCGTGTTCGGCAATATCGACCCGGCCCTGACCAGCATCACCCTGGAGCCGTTGTTCAAGGTGCTGCACGCCGGTAGCCGCCAGACATTCACCGTACGCCAGGCATCGCGCAGCCTTGATGCGGCCAGTGTGCAATGGAGCGTGCGCAGCCTGAACACCTTGAACGCGGCCGGCAGCATCGCCAATGGTGCCTACACCGCCGTCGGGCCTCAGCAAATGGGGCGGCAAACCGTGCGCAATGTGGTGACCGCCGAGTATCGCGACCCGCAAACCGGTGAGCAGCGTCGGGCCAGTGCCTTGGTGTCCGTGGTATTCGACGCGATCAGCCTGGCCCCCCAGGCTTCGATCCACTATGTGACGGGCGCACCCAGGCCGTTGCGTCTGGCGGCGGTCAGCCTGGGCGGCGGCGAGTTGTCCTGGACCCTGCTTGAACCCCGCCATGGCAGCCTCAGTGGCAGCGGTAACCAGGTGACCTACACCCCGCCCACCGAGCTGCCGGGGGCCGAGGGCCTGGCCGTGCAACGGATCGAGGTCAAGGACGCTGCCACCGGGCAGACAACCGAAGCCACCGTGTTGTTGCTGGCGTTTAACCAGTCACTGGCCGTCGATCCCCCGCATGTGAGCGGCGTGGGGCGCAGCGCCCAGGTGCAACTGAGCGCGCCGGCCAACATACCGCCCGAGGCCTTGCGCTGGAGTATCGCCAGCGGCCCGGGCAGTGTGAGCCCGCAAGGGCTGTTCAGTGCGCCTGCGCAAGTGTCGGCGCCGACCAGCGTGGTGCGCTGCGAGGCGCTTAACAACGGCATCGTCTGGATGAGCGGCTACAGCATCATCAGCCTCAGCGACTTCGTCCAGGCGCAGTCGTGGCAGCGCCTGAAAAACTTTCAGCTCACCGCCGCCGCCAATCAGGTCCGCGCCACGGCCAACGGCTACCAGCAGATTGCCGTGGATGTGGAGATCGAAACCGAACCGGTCGACGGTGTCGACTATCCAGTCACCGAAGAAGAGCTGAGCAGCCTGACCCTCGTTCACCGTGACAGCGGCCAGGCGCTGGACTACCTGCCGCTGACCCAGGAAGGCATTGAAGGTGATGTGAGTTACAAGTGGGCGGTCAGTACCCAGCCCAATCGTTTCAATCGGCTCGACGCCATGGCAAGCGCCCAGGCTTGTGCCAGTTACCAGGCGCAGGGCGCCATTTCCCGGCGGCGAGTGTTCGTGCACACCAAAGACAGCGACCCGCAAGTGTTGCATGCCCGTTTCGTCGATGAATGGTTCGCCGAGCACAATTCCAACCAGCGCAGCAATCAGGTGCCCTACGTCATCGAGTTGGTGCCGGTGACCCCGCCGGCATTCGAAGCCCGTGACTATGCCTTTGCGGCCAAACGGGTCGCCGGTGGTGGCAACAACCCGCCGCAGCCGGAAGACTATGACTATTTCTTGACCACCACCGACTACTGGTACCTGGAGTTCACCGGCAAGGATGGCAAGACCGTGCGCTTCATGCGCTGCGAGTTCGAAGCCAACCAGTCGCTGATTCAGTGGGAGAGCCGCCGGGTTAACGAAACCATGTTCAGCTACACCGGCTACCTGTTCAACGACGAGCAAGACCAGCAAGACCCACGGCAGATTCAGTACGACGCGCGTCTGGCCAGGGTGATGCCCGGCAAGACCCTGGACCAGAACCTCATCGCTGGTGAAGAGGTGGGTGAAGGCCAGTTGCTGGTCAGTCTGTTGCGCACTGACGACGTGCGCTACACCGGTTCGGCCGACGCCAGTGCCCTGGAGCAGTCGCTAAAGGTCGACCTGCTGGACAAGAACGGCAACGCGCACCGGCTGGCCATTGCCTTTGCCCCGATGGAAGTCGCCGACAGCCGCAATACCCTGTTGCTTAGTGTTTTGTAACCCCATAAGGGCGCGGCCATGCAGTGGGGCTGCGTCATCGGCCATTGCTTTTGACCCGAGGTGCAGCATGACTGCCTCTACATCACTGCATTCCAATGCATTCAACTTCATGAGTTTCATCAATGGCGGCGTCGACCCACGTACCGGTTTGTACACGCTGTCGATCAGCCTGCCGGAGCTGCAAAGCGACGAGCTGGCCGGCCCTGCGCTGCCGCTGACGCTGGTCTTCAATCCGCTCAACAATCAGGACTCCGGCTACGGCCACGGCTGGAACCTGCAACTGTCGCAGTACCACCCGGCTTCGCAGATGCTCTCACTCAGCAGTGGCGAGAGTTTCAAAGTAACCGGGCACGCCAACGGTCAGATGCTGATGAAGGAGAAAAAGCTCGACAGCTTTCATGCTGCCGAACTGGTCGGCAATCAGTACCGCATCGCTCACAAGTCAGGCCAGCTGGAAATTCTGCAGGCCATGGGGGGCGACAGCCCGGCCTTGCCAGTGGAAATCCGCGCCGCCAACGGGCGTCGCATCAGCCTCAGCTACAGCTACTTCAATGGCCAGGCGCTGCTGGCCGAGGTGCGCGATAGCCAGCGCCGTTTGCTGACCCTGGAGCGCTCCGCCAGCGAGGTGGTGTTGACTCTGGACCCTGACCAGTCAGCCGCGAAATTCACCTTTACCTTGAGCGGTCACGATAACCGGGTGTCGCGTATTACCTTGCCCACTGCCGAGCAGGCCGGCTGGCGCCTGGAGTATCAGGCGCTTGATGGCCTGTTGCATGTGACCGAGGTATGGACCCCTTCCGGCGCCCACGAGACCCTGCGCTACGATGACGCCGGGCATGCCTTCCCAGGCCAGAGCAGCCGCCCCAATCTGCGTCGGGTGACGCGGCACATCATCGACCCCAGCCCTGTCTCCGGGGCTGATCAGGCGCAGCAGGAAAACGCCCAGGCCACGCGCCAGCCGCCCATCGAGGTGGGCTACAGCTATGGCACTGGCACGGTCAACCCGACGCATAACTTTCTGGGCCACAACGCCTCGGGCCTGGTGTGGGAGGACAACGGCGAGGACAACCTGTACAAGATCACCGGCAGCTATCTGTACGGCAGCACCGAGACCCTGTTCGACGCCGGCCAGGCGCTGCGGACCACCGAGCGCATCTTCAACCGCTTCCATCTGCTGACCGAACAACTGATCATCCAGCGCCGCAAGGCGCAGCGCAGTGCAACCGTTTACCACGCCGATGACCGGCTGAACTTCGACCAGCAGCCGGCGTATTTTCAGTTGCCCGACACCGTGACCGACAGCTGGTACGACCTCGACGACCCCAACCGTGTGCGCAGCGAAACGGTGAAAACCCGCTATGACGGCTTTGGCAACCTGCTCGAAGAAATCAAAGCCAGCGGCATCACTGAAACCCGCAGCTGGTACCCGGCTGCCGGTGAGCCCGGCCAGTGCCCAGCCGACCCTGAAGGCTTCGTGCGCCAATTGGCCAGCAGCACTGTGACCCCAACAGCGTCCAGCCACGGCGAGGCCGCCCCGGTGCTGCGCCAGCGCTACCGCCATGAGGCCCTGCCAGCGGTGGGCGGCACTGGCCAGCCGTGGCTGGTGCAAACCGAAGAACGTCTGCTACAGGTGCACGGCAGCACTGAAACCTTGCTGCAAACCGGCGCGTCACGCTATTACAACGCACCGGCCGACACCTTTAACCACGGCCGGTTGCTGCAACAGAGCGTCACCCTCAACGGCATCAGCAACCTGACCGACTACAGCTACCGGGTCAGCACCGGCCGCGCCGGCGGCACGGTGCTGCACACCACCGAGACCCGCAGCAGCAGCCTGGATGCTGAGCGTAAGGTGATCGAGCTTGAGCAGTCGCTGGTCAATGGCCTGGCGCTGCTGACCCGTGACGACACCGACGTAGAGATTCGCTACCGCTACGATGCGCTGCAGCGGGTGCTGAGCGAAACCGTGGCGCCGGACACCGACTATCAAGCTGCCCGGCAGTATGCCTATGGGCTGGTGGCCGAGACCGGCCAGAGAGCCTGGCAGCAGGTCACGGATGTCAAAGGCGTGGCTGTACGCAGCGAGCTTGATGGCTTGAATCGGGTGGTGGCCGAACAGCGCCAGGATGCTGATGCCGATAATGCCTGGCGGCGCATCTATGCCGCGCAGTATGACAGCCGTGGGCAATTGAGCAGCGAAACCCTGTACGACTGGCTGGGCAGTGACGAGCGCAGCCTGACCACCACATTCACTTACGACGACTGGCAGCAGTCACTGAGCCAGACCGGCCCGGACGGGGTGCTGAGTTTCGAGCAGACCGACCAGGCCGCCAGCCCCATTGGGCCGCTCAAACGCCAGTGGCGACAGATATCGGCCGACGACAACAGGCGCTATGAGTTGACCGAAACCCAGTTGAACCTGTTCGAAGAACCTGACTATGTACAGCGCGATACCCACGACGGGCAAAGCCTGGGCCGGCATCTTTACCACTACGACGGATTGGGGCGGCTGGCCGAAGAAGTCGACGCGCTGAGCCATGTCACCGGTTACCGCTATGACGCTTTTGATCGTCAGGTCGGGTTGCTCCTGCCCGACCAGGCCGAGGTGCGCCGCAGCTACGCCGCACACAGCCGCGCGGACTTGCCGGTGAGCATCGCTGTCAATGACGTGGAGCTGGGCCAGCAGGCATTCGACAGCCTGGAGCGCCGCTACCTGTTCACCGTCGGTGGCCGTCAGCAGTCGTACAGCTTCGAGCCGGGCCAAACCCGGCCGGCCTCGGTGGTGACCGCCAGCCGCCAGCGGATCGAATACCTCTATGTACCGGCCTTGGGTGAAGACCCGCTGGTGCGGCGTATTCCGGCCAGTAACGTCAACGCCAGCTACGAATATGACCTGCAAAACGCCCGGTTGCTCGATTGCAGCGAACAAGGCCAGACGCTGAAGCGTACTTACTACAGCACCGGCGAACTCAAGAGCGAGCAGCGCATCGATGACAGCGGCGAGTATCAGATGCAGTACCGCTACAGCCTGCAGGGCCTGCTGCTGGAATACATCGATGTACTGGGCCAGACCCAGAGCCTCAGCTACGACGCCCATGCCCGCCTGCAGAACACCCGGCTGGGCCAGACCACCGCGACCTTCAGCTACGACGAGCTGGGCCGGCTGGCGCGCATCGATACCGTCGACGACCAACAGCGGCTGGGCACCGGCCTGGACTACGACGACCATGGCCGGGAGATCAGCCGTGAATTTGACCTCAACGGCGTGATCCAGACCCTGACCCAAGTGTATGACGACACCGACCAGCTCAAGCAGCGCACCCTCAAGCAGGGCGATACGCTGCTGCGTGACGAAATCTACGGCTACGACGAACGCAGTCGCCTGACCAGTTACCGCTGCAGCGGCAGCCAGTGCCCGGTAGACCCGTACGGCAAAATCATCGCAACCCAGCTGTTTCGCTTCGATCCGCTGGATAACCTGACCCTGGTACGCACCACCTTCACAGGCGGCAACAACAACGCCGATTATTACTATGAGGGCGATGACCCGGTACAGCTGAGCCGCGTCACCAACAGCCACGCCGATTATCCGCCTGAGATCCTGCTCAGCTACGACGATGACGGCAACCTGATCCGCGACGAACAGGGCCGTACCCTGAGCTACGACGCCCTCAATCGCTTGTTGCAGGTCAGCGGTCCTGCGGGTGACGGGCACTACCGCTATGATCCGCTGGACACCCTCAGTGCCCAGGATGACCAGCAGCGTTTTTACTGCGCCGGGCAACTGAGCACCGTCACCGATGGTCAGCAGGGGCAACACTGGTTGTGGGGCGACGACAGGCTATTGGCCCAGGCCGGGCAAGGCCCGCTGGCCACCGACACCGCCAACAGCGTGCTGCAGGAAACCGACGCCAGCGGGGCGACAGCCAGTGCCTATACCCCCTACGGCCACCGGAGCCTGCGCCCCCAGGCTGAAGGCGGGCCGGCGTTCAACGGACAGTACGCCGAGCCCGCCACAGGATGGCAACTGCTGGGTAATGGTTACCGGGCCTTCAACCCGGTGCTGATGCGCTTTCACAGCCCCGATAGCCTCAGCCCGTTTGCTCAGGGTGGGGTGAATGCGTATGCGTATTGCGAGGGCGACCCGGTGAATGCGAGTGATCCGACGGGGCATATAGGTCATATAGGTAATGTGAAGTTTCTTCTCGCCAAACGGAGCGCCATCAACATTGCAGCTCAAAATAAAAACGCTACGACAAGGCTTTTGATGCAGGCTGATGAGGGAAATGCCCTGATGGGCAACGTAAGCTCGCCGAGGCGCTTGGCCGAATTTTTGGACATGCCCGAGCCACAGACAGCGCTGCTGCTGAAACGTGAGCGCTGGGGAAACACTTTTACTCTCCTGGGGGCCAAGCCCAAGCCAACACTCGCTGTTCCGAAAACCCCGCTTAAAGCTGCCGCTTTAGAGTCTCCACGAGGCGTTAGTACGCCGCAGCAGAAGGAAGCGTTGGCCGCTTTGCAAAGCTACAGCGTTGATGTTCGGTTGATGCGCCGGGCCCGGCTCAACAAAGCAAATGAAACGCAGGTAACGGCAAGCGATCTCAGGCGGAAACCGAAAGCACCTAGGCTGGACTTGTGACGGGCAGGATGTCAGTCCTTGACTGCAAACCATTGATGAACAGGCTTTGATGCCTGTTCATGAAGAGGCGTATCCATGAATGCAAAACAAGAGACAACCGGGGCAAACAGTGACCTGTCGGAGCCAGGTTTTAATGGTCAGTGCCACGAGTCGGGTCTGGGCTGGCAACTCCTTGGCAATGGTTACCGGGCGTATAGCCCGGTACTGATGCGCTTTCACAGCCCCGATAACCAGAGCCCGTTCGGGGTCGGCGGGGTCAATGCCTATGGGTATTGCCGGGGCGACCCGGTTAACCGAAGTGACTCGACCGGGCATGCACCCATGTTGGGCTTTTTCAAGGGCAAGACTTTTAGGTTTACCCAGCTTCTGGACGGCGACGCACCTGGGTCCGCGCTTTTTTCATTGAGTTCAAAACAGGGTGTCGGTAATGAGTGGGTGCTGATGAGTCGACAGGATCAGCAAGGGTTACTGATGCTGGAGTCTTACACCCGTGACAGTGCACAGGCACTCAACCGGTCAATGAAGGAGATGGCGGAACAAGGCGCAACGAATCGCGGGCTCTATAAGTACAAACAAGACTTCATGGTCGATGCCCAAAAACGGCTGGGTATCTATAAAGAGGCAGCTCAGGCGCTTGGCTCGACAGATAGCCCCTTACAGATCACTGCTCAAGCACGCCACCATTTGCAACATCACGCGGCAGTGATTGAGCGCCGATATGCTCTGGCAGGCTATATGGGTAAACCCGACCCCAGCTTGGGCCAACTGAGGCACAGACAGGTCAGCCATGGGCCAACCCGCAGTGCTGATCTTCAGGTTGACAGCATCCGGGCAGCGCCTTATCGCAAGCTGAAAGTCCTTTAAGGTCTGGTGCAGGGCGGTATCGATGATGCCGCTCTGCTGGGGCCGATGTAACGTTCAGCCCAACGATACAATCCCCATCTCGATCGCCTTCACCAGTGCCGTACGCATATTGCACACGCCGAACTTGCGGCGAATGTTGCCCTGATGAAAGTTGATCACCGCTTCGCTACGCCCCAGGATCCGGGCGATTTCCCAGGCGGTCTTGCCGCGTATCACCCAGTGCAGGGTCTCCAGTTCCTTGTGGGTCAGCCTGACGGGGAGGGGGGTGTCGCTAGCGCAGCCGTTTGGCGGTTGCTGATTACGGTTCATCGCAAGGTCCTCATCCATGGAAACCTGCGGCCCAGCATAGCGCTGATCATTGC comes from the Pseudomonas sp. StFLB209 genome and includes:
- a CDS encoding RHS repeat domain-containing protein; the encoded protein is MTASTSLHSNAFNFMSFINGGVDPRTGLYTLSISLPELQSDELAGPALPLTLVFNPLNNQDSGYGHGWNLQLSQYHPASQMLSLSSGESFKVTGHANGQMLMKEKKLDSFHAAELVGNQYRIAHKSGQLEILQAMGGDSPALPVEIRAANGRRISLSYSYFNGQALLAEVRDSQRRLLTLERSASEVVLTLDPDQSAAKFTFTLSGHDNRVSRITLPTAEQAGWRLEYQALDGLLHVTEVWTPSGAHETLRYDDAGHAFPGQSSRPNLRRVTRHIIDPSPVSGADQAQQENAQATRQPPIEVGYSYGTGTVNPTHNFLGHNASGLVWEDNGEDNLYKITGSYLYGSTETLFDAGQALRTTERIFNRFHLLTEQLIIQRRKAQRSATVYHADDRLNFDQQPAYFQLPDTVTDSWYDLDDPNRVRSETVKTRYDGFGNLLEEIKASGITETRSWYPAAGEPGQCPADPEGFVRQLASSTVTPTASSHGEAAPVLRQRYRHEALPAVGGTGQPWLVQTEERLLQVHGSTETLLQTGASRYYNAPADTFNHGRLLQQSVTLNGISNLTDYSYRVSTGRAGGTVLHTTETRSSSLDAERKVIELEQSLVNGLALLTRDDTDVEIRYRYDALQRVLSETVAPDTDYQAARQYAYGLVAETGQRAWQQVTDVKGVAVRSELDGLNRVVAEQRQDADADNAWRRIYAAQYDSRGQLSSETLYDWLGSDERSLTTTFTYDDWQQSLSQTGPDGVLSFEQTDQAASPIGPLKRQWRQISADDNRRYELTETQLNLFEEPDYVQRDTHDGQSLGRHLYHYDGLGRLAEEVDALSHVTGYRYDAFDRQVGLLLPDQAEVRRSYAAHSRADLPVSIAVNDVELGQQAFDSLERRYLFTVGGRQQSYSFEPGQTRPASVVTASRQRIEYLYVPALGEDPLVRRIPASNVNASYEYDLQNARLLDCSEQGQTLKRTYYSTGELKSEQRIDDSGEYQMQYRYSLQGLLLEYIDVLGQTQSLSYDAHARLQNTRLGQTTATFSYDELGRLARIDTVDDQQRLGTGLDYDDHGREISREFDLNGVIQTLTQVYDDTDQLKQRTLKQGDTLLRDEIYGYDERSRLTSYRCSGSQCPVDPYGKIIATQLFRFDPLDNLTLVRTTFTGGNNNADYYYEGDDPVQLSRVTNSHADYPPEILLSYDDDGNLIRDEQGRTLSYDALNRLLQVSGPAGDGHYRYDPLDTLSAQDDQQRFYCAGQLSTVTDGQQGQHWLWGDDRLLAQAGQGPLATDTANSVLQETDASGATASAYTPYGHRSLRPQAEGGPAFNGQYAEPATGWQLLGNGYRAFNPVLMRFHSPDSLSPFAQGGVNAYAYCEGDPVNASDPTGHIGHIGNVKFLLAKRSAINIAAQNKNATTRLLMQADEGNALMGNVSSPRRLAEFLDMPEPQTALLLKRERWGNTFTLLGAKPKPTLAVPKTPLKAAALESPRGVSTPQQKEALAALQSYSVDVRLMRRARLNKANETQVTASDLRRKPKAPRLDL
- a CDS encoding helix-turn-helix domain-containing protein, producing MNRNQQPPNGCASDTPLPVRLTHKELETLHWVIRGKTAWEIARILGRSEAVINFHQGNIRRKFGVCNMRTALVKAIEMGIVSLG